GAACGAGCCACCGGGGATCGCTCTTCCGAGGCAGCGAGGGGGCAGGCACTCGGGCCAGCGCGTCCTCGACGAACGCAGACCCGGTGAAGCCTCTCGGCAGCTTCACGATCGGCACGCGTCCGAGAGCGTTCTCGTACCTGATGAAGTCGGCGACCGTCTCGTCGACCGTGGGGGCGCCCGCGTGTACATGGAAGGCGAACAGGCCGTTGGGCAACGCACCATACCAGGTCCGCAGATCGTCCTCTCGCAGGACGATGCAGCTCGTCCCGGCCGGGTACAGGCCGTCGACGGTGAACGGATCGTCGTCCCCCGGCACCCAGCCGGAGGGCGCGATGTGGTAGCGGTTCATCTGATCATCCGCCGGATCGGAAACCACGCGTCCGATGAACGCGGGGTCTTCCACTCGTCTACTTCAGAAGCGTCAGCTTGACGGACTCCTCCCCGTCCGGCGTCTTCAGTCGACACGAGTAGACGCCCGCGGCGACGGTCCGCCCGCTCTCGTTCCGCCCGTTCCAGACGACCTCGTGCCGGCCGGCCGCGACGGGCCTGTCGCGCACAAGCTCCCTGACGAGCCGCCCAGCCGGACTGTAGATGGCCACGCTGACGGTCGTCGGCTCGGGCAGAACGTACCTGATGGTCGTCCGTGGGTTGAAGGGATTGGGGTAGCAGGCGCGCAGACGCGGGATCCCCGATATCGCCTCCGCAACACCTGTCTCGGTTCCGAAGTCGAACCAGTTGACGTTGAACCCCTCTGACGTCGGCACGAAGCGCATGAGCTGCGGACCGGCCGGGAGCGTCACGCTCGAGGTGACGGTGGTCCAGCTCTGCCAATCACCCGTGACCGGCACGACGATGTCGCCGGTTCTGTTCTCGCCGTTGAACTCGAGGTGGAAGACGCCGCCCTGCGATTGCGACGCGACCCGGATGTTGATGTCGTACTCGCCGGGGACCGGGACGTCGAGCGTGTATTCCAGCCACTCGCCCTCCATTATCCAGCCGACGTTGTATCCTCCACCGACGTCGGAGCAGGTCTCGGTGTCGACGTCCTCCCCGGGGCGGTAGTCATCGCCGTTGTTCCCGGCGTCCGTGTCGTGGTAGGCGACGCCCTCGCCGCCGACGTCGTAGTCCTCCGCCTCGATCCGGCTCGGCAGAGTGAACGGGCTCCCGAGGTACGGAGCCTGCCCGCACCCGGCGCCCACAGTGATGTCGGCGGTGTCCGTCGTGAAGGCGCCCTCGTCGTCGAAGGCCCTGGCCTCGATGGAGTAGCAGCCATCGGCGACCGACGTCCACGTGAACGTGTACGGCGCGGTCTCGTCCTGCCCGAGATAGGTCGTCCCGTCGTAGAACTCCACCCTCGCGACGCTGCCGTCCGGGTCGGACGCCGTCACTGTGATGGTGATGTCGCCGGCAGGCGGATTGTCACCCTCCGTCGGGTACATCACGGCCACTTCGGGCGCCTGATTCCCTGTCTCCTGATACACCCTGACGTAGTCGATGACGTACTCCTGCGGCAGGTCGGCGCTGATGCAGCCCGTCTCGGTGCATCCC
The sequence above is drawn from the Candidatus Effluviviaceae Genus V sp. genome and encodes:
- a CDS encoding family 16 glycosylhydrolase, with product MTSRKTIASLGALALAILLVAGTVVPASGAMSLVWSDEFDGTGLDTGNWTIDIGDGCPDLCGWGNNELEYYRAQNVSVTGGYLTLTAKDEYYGGRHFTSGKVHTRDKQSFLYGRIEMRAKLPTGGGMWPAFWMMPQDSAYGGWAASGEIDIMESANSTTWIGGTIHFGGSWPENTYSGGTYAPGGVNFADDFHVYAIEWEPEEIRWYVDGVHYLTKYSSQWYSDNAPGNPLAPFDQPFYIILNAAVGGNYTGCTETGCISADLPQEYVIDYVRVYQETGNQAPEVAVMYPTEGDNPPAGDITITVTASDPDGSVARVEFYDGTTYLGQDETAPYTFTWTSVADGCYSIEARAFDDEGAFTTDTADITVGAGCGQAPYLGSPFTLPSRIEAEDYDVGGEGVAYHDTDAGNNGDDYRPGEDVDTETCSDVGGGYNVGWIMEGEWLEYTLDVPVPGEYDINIRVASQSQGGVFHLEFNGENRTGDIVVPVTGDWQSWTTVTSSVTLPAGPQLMRFVPTSEGFNVNWFDFGTETGVAEAISGIPRLRACYPNPFNPRTTIRYVLPEPTTVSVAIYSPAGRLVRELVRDRPVAAGRHEVVWNGRNESGRTVAAGVYSCRLKTPDGEESVKLTLLK